The nucleotide sequence AACATACTGTTGGCAACGAGTGCTCACAAATTCAAACACGATCCTCACGAGCGATTAAAGGGCAACGTGGGATACAAGTATACACAGGTAATCGCACCGTTGATGTCAACCGAattcaagaagaaaaaatccggAAAGGGATTATTCGCGCCTCGCGCGATGACGCTAACCGACAATAAGATCGACTACGTGCACTGGGACGACCCCAACGAGCTGGTGGATCGTCTGCAATTGCTCGACGCTTCGCGTCAAGCTGGCAACAATGCCCACGACAACGAGATCACGTCGATCGtcgaggaacttcgcgaggctgggcttattataaattaaactgcGCGACAGCGATCCGTTCAATCGGTgtcgaaatgccgatcaaTAAATTTGGATTGTTCGAGCAGCGCGAAGACGCGACGAATGCCATTTCGTACCATCGGTGGAGCGGATTAGTGAGAAATTTCGTGCGCGACAACGCTCTGTGTCGCACCACCACGGACTTTGACGCAAGGTCGCGCAAGATTCGTCGCGTAGCGCAACCTGAGACAGACGGTGACGCGGTTAACAAACTATACGTGGATCGGTGCGTTAAAAGTCTGACAGATCAACGGAAAGGGTTAGACGAGAAGTTTGCCGCGTTTGAGAAAGACGTGCGAGCGTTACAGTAGGCTGCGATGAACAAGCTTCGACGTGCGAATATCGTTAGATTGGAAACGGCTAATGAATGATGAAGAAACGGTTCAGCAgaaacgactatcgaaaggcgACGAGTGAAGAGAGGCAACGGTTAATTAACGACGGCGACGTACAGCAACGAACGATTCGAGAACGGTTGTCGGACGGCTGTCTGACGATTCAAGAACGGTTGTCGGACGATTGTCGAACGGTTCAAAAACAGTTCGGAAACAATTACGAGCGGTTTAGAAACAGCTGCAAACTACGCGGAGActagagttcctataataagagttagGACAAACCGCCGCCATGTACTGCCAAATaatagctttgtctcactcccatTAACTTCTTGGCTGAAACATATGACGACCATGATAactttgtctcactcccacttaCAGCTTGTTTCACTCTCACTAACTTGGCTGAAACATATGACGGGACCAATAAAAAATCGTCACCACATTGGcttaactcttattataggaactctagCGAAGACAGGAAAGGTTACAAACGTCTAAAGAACgtcgacgacaacgacgacgatgagtGACAAGAAGCAGTTAACTGACGACAACGAACGACAACGAACGGTTTGAGAACGGTTGTCGAATGGTCGTCGAACGGTTCAGGAACGGCTCGAAATCGTTTCTGAGCGGTTCAGAAACAGCTACGAACAACGCAGAAACATAAACAGAAACGGTTACGTACAGTCGAACGACGACCGACAGCCAACGAAATGCTAACCGAACATGAGACCGTTAAAATCGACCGATgtggataaaaatatcgaaaagcgaCGGTTGGTGGACGAATTGCACGCAccggcgagaagaaattttccccGCAGACACGTCATAGTGCGAGAGTACGACGACCTGTGGCAAGCCGATATCGTCGAGATGCGTCCGTACTCGCGTTTCAACGGAGGCTACCACTACATACTCACCGTCATCGATGTGTTGAGCAAGTACGCGTGGGCCGTGCCGCTCAATGGTAAAGGTGGCAGCGAGACAGCTGACGCTATCGCTGAGATAAAATGAGATAGCGGGAGGTGCCCTAGTAATCTACAAACCGACATGGGggagaatttttataacacCGACGTGCAACGTCTCGTAAAAAAACACGGCATCAATCATTATTCCACGTATTTAGTGATGAAGGCGTCAGTCGTCGagcgattcaatcgcacgttAAAAAACAACATGTGGAAGATGTTTACGCTCAATGGAACTTACAAGTAGGTCGACGCGTTATCGCGACTCGTGTCGGATTACAACTCGCGTAAGCATCGAACGATCGGCATGCGACCCGTCGACGTTacccccgcgatcgccgaAAGACTCTTGGCTACGGTGGTGTACAGCGCGATAAAGATCGCGGGTCCGGAAAAGTTTAAAATGGGCGACTCGGTACGCGTCAGCAAATACAAGACAATTTTCGAAAAGGGTTACACACCGAATTGGACCACCGAGGTGTTTAAGATCGATAAAGTGCAGCATACCAATCCCGTAACTTACTTACTCGAGGACTATCGTGGAAAATCCGTCGCTGGAGCGTTCTACGAATACGAGTTGCATCGCGCGACTTATCCGGACGTGTATCTCGTGGAGAAGGTATTGCGCAGGAGGGGCGACGAGGTTTACGTGAAATGGCTGGGATTCGATGGATCAAACAATTCATGGATACACAAGGACAATGTGATTTAATTCGTgcaaactgtattttattcttaatataaaaatgatacatgtaaagtgtttgaaatatgtaatacatataaagtatataataaaaaatattaaatactaaatacatgtgcgatatctttattaatatcccttctcatatataatacgatatttactCGAGGACTATTGTGACTTTCGTGCTTTATGGCGCCAccccggggggggggggggtgtcgTCACAACACTCTAGGAGGAGGCCCCGGAAAACGCACTGTTCCCTCCGGGACCAcgttatattacatacatagatatatatacacacatacatacatacgtacatacatacatacatacattatatacattatatacattacgtTATATTCGGTAATGTCCCCACGGCAACGTATCGGTCGAATCCGGCACGATATATCGCTTATCGTCGTACGGACTCAGAGCGATTTTCGTCTCGCTAATAGTGTACACTTCGTGCATTTTCGATCTTATGCACGACTGCGGTCGAGTCATTTCGATCTCATCGTTCAAACACCGCGTGTAGTCGTCGAATGTGATGGTGCGCGCGATAACGTTACTTTTGACACCTTTCGCTTTTTTAGTGTCTTTCTTACCATCGACTCGCAAAGCGTACATTTTCGCCCTAAGTCCAACGAATTCGGTCATAATGGCCCCGTTGTTTTCGTCCTTCATCAGGCCCGgcacttttttattgacgagAGGCATACTATACGCGTTATCTGCCGCGTAATCACTTGTGTCGAACCGGGCTATATCATGTTTCATGTTCTCGTACGCGTCGTCGCACTTGATATGATAAATCAAACTGTCCGTGTCGGTATACATAATTCTACACGAGTTGCGGTAGAGAGAAGACATGTACTCGTGGTGAAATTCGTATAGGCACACCTTCGACAAGTCGAGGATGCACATGCCGACGTAGATCGGTTTGTCGAATTTCACCTCGAATTTGCGCAGTTCGATGGCTACCAGATTTTCCGAAAACACGCTCCTGCTGTAGAAATTCGGTCGCGCGATCATtgcctccgcgccgtatctacCCTCCCACGTCGTCACTAATTTTACATCGATGTTGTTTCGTACATTCTCCATTGTTTTCCCAAAAAcagcgttattaattaatttatataacgttttttCGAACTCATTTTTGGCCTGTGTCCTGAATTTTGTATTGAGTTCGATGTAAGAGCGGAGCCACTCAGATTGAGCGAATTGCAATACACGATGTATTTTAGTGACGCGAATGCCATGGCACGTGCACTGTTGCAGATTGCGATAATGGATGACATAACGCTCCTTATCGTGCAGCGTGGCGAGAAGTTTGTCCTGCCGTTTGCCGGGCGGTTTATCGCGCatcggacagaacggtaggtcaGCGTGCGCGTCGTGTTTATCCTGCGGATTCTCGAGATCGACCTCGAGAATATAGACCGTAGGCGAATCCAAAGCGATCGCGCTAAAGTCGAAATTTGACGCGTCTTCGACCTATCGAAACTCTGCGTAGGGCAGTGGCTTACACATCGCCCAGCCGTACAAGTTGTTGACATCGAAGTACATTCGGTACGACGACGGTTTTGATGAATCGTACGACTCCATATACTTGTTGTTGGCCTGCGCGTATCTGCCGGAACATTGACTCAGCCCGCCGCGAATACCACGTTCGATAAACATGACCATGTCAACGTCGGTCAGCAGTTCAAATTTGATACACGTATGTTTCAACATGGCGTCCCACGTAAAGCCTGGTAAAGTGTAGTAGTAAGCGGGATCAAGTCCGTAACTCGCGACGCAGCTGTCGcggaaattttcaaacacgtcggccaacagcaagacatcGGTTTTCAGGTATAAATTGCTGTATTCGCCCAGGGTTCGAACGGAGAATCGCTGCCATACGTTCgcggcgtgcgcgtaatcgctctcggatacggtgtcaCCGTTCAAGGAACTGTAAAATGAATCGCGCGGCAGTAAACACGTATCCTCCAGCTTTACGACGCTGTCCACGTATTCGTATGGAAAGACACCTTTTCGCGTCAATAATTCGAAATCGTCGTCGGATAACGCAGAAAATTTGGaacgtataattttcaatttattattctctagGAAGGATGCCAATTTTGCGAGACTCGCGCTCAGAAATTTGTACGAGTCGatgaatcttaattttatattgcttcGCGAATCAGATTTTTCCGCGGTGTCTTTCACGTGTTTAGTAAATAAGATGTACTTTTCCTTTGTTATAGGCAGTACATCAATTGAGCCTTCGAACGCGGCAGCTATCTCCTTGATAATAAAGTGCGCGTCATAGCCCGACAGATTGTGGAATATTACTGGGATGAAGTGAGAATCCTTATAATTCAGATTGCACGTCGAGTGTGCTGGACCTCTGTAACGCTCGGTCAGGTGGCAATGATCGCGAACGCGATTATCATCAGGTGCGAACTGTTGTTCGCATATGTGACATTTCGTCGCGCTGTGAAATGTctcccactcgtctcgcgttagATCTACCATGCATACAATGTCGGACAAAATGTTCTTTACGCGATGCGCCAATCCGTTGAGTTCCTCGACGAACCACTCGACGCAGtcgttatcgcgacgaaatcgaTACGTCGATAACGTTTCGTTGTACGAGCACTGTACGTAGTATGCTATACTACATACCCGATGATGTTGATAGGCGTATGACGCGTGTTCTGTCTCCGGTTGTGTCTTCTGCAGCACGCACTCCAGATCGGCGTACACCACAAAGGGAAGTCGCTCTTTCCTGCTGTGGTTCTTGAAGCTGAGCCACTTGTTGTTCTCGCTCGGTAGTCTGATAACGCATTTGTTTACCTTTCGGCAGTCCACGGTGTGGGCTTCCAATTTCATGCTCGTGTAGAAATAGTGCAGAcatctacaaaaaagaaacataaatattataaattttttacaaaaaaatataaaatgatatatattattaaaagaagtaGAGATACTTACCGATCGCAAATGTACTTCCGACTATGGTGCGTGCTCAATTGTGAGCTCACGAGGCGGAATAGATCCTTAATCCACGCGAAATGTCCAACATTGTCGTCTCGTGGGTCCTGCACGTACAACAGATTCACATGTTTTTTATCACTCGTGCGGTCGGTAAGCCGTATCGGGAGAACGTTTGAAGTCTTCTGTCCCTCGATGGTATAGACATTGACGGATATATCGTTGAGTCGTTCGAACTGTTTAATTTGACTCAACGTCATTGGGAACTCAATGTCTTGTAAATTCAGTACCTTTGAATAATTCGGGTATGAAGATTCCCGTTCTGGATGTCTTTCGGCTGGATGCAGAGCAGCCGTCACGGCCCACGCAAAACACGCATTGTCCATAGACAGCACATTGATCACCGCGTGCTTAACTTTAATGTTTTTAGACAATTCTAAGTGACACCCCGCGCGCAAAAGATTGTACTCGTTGACGTTCACCGTCAAATTGAGGATTCGAGTCAACGCCCACCCACTGTCGCGTTCCTGGAACTCCTCGAGTTTTGCTAATGTGGGCTCGATAACGTGCAGCTCGTACCAATCACGCAAGTGCGATGTACGACAGAGTTCTatgttatttgtacatatactcTTATCGGCACGTTTATCACCCGCTACAAACTCTCCGTTGAACGCGGTGTTCACTTTGACACAGTTATGTGTTTTTATAATGACTCGCACTCGCTTGCACACGACGCTGCAGACGTCTTCCAAAAACTGTCGCGGTTCTATATGGTCTGTATTAATTACCGCACCGGTCATTATTCGCGTTTTGAACTTGACGTCGATTTCTCGCCATACGAGTTCTGCCGCGCGCGTGTCGCCACTGGTACCGGCGTTCGCATAATCACCACCGCTATGGATAAATTGTCTTTCCAATCGCGACTTCACACCCTCGAGTCGCGCGATTCAGGCAACCAACGATTGCCTCTGCCCGATTGTTGGATTGTCGGAGAGCCGCTGACGTTTGGCACTACAGCGTGTCTCGAGCTGCTCGACGAATTCCGCGCATTGCAGCGTCCATGTAAAAAATTCACCCAAGGTAGCTACTTGGTCGGACAGCTCTAATAGATCGCGTTCGGTTTGTTCAAATTGATCCATGTTTGATCAGTTTTGCACcagttcttttattatatacttcacAGCACTTGCATGTGATAACGTGTTTAACCACACAATAAATCTCGATACTTTTTAACCGATGTATCGCTCTCAAATCTTACTACTGCGGCTCGATGCGCTTCATCCCTTGTTATATACTCTTTgccctctctctcgctccaaTTGAATCTTGAAAGatcatttcttcctttattttacgtactgcgtcgtaaaaaatagcgtgaaattgtttagtctacgcaaTAACActcccttttcctagaaaatatttgctcacgacgaacgtgtcccgacaggttcgatgcgttatcgggtcgatcattgtgccgatgacgtcatttcttcttttgttttttacgtACTACGTAGATAGAGCAGTTCTCCGATATCGCGTCCACCGTGACGGATCCCAGGGAAGCGTCGAATGCAATATACGCTAGCGATGCGTTCAATACGAATCAGCTCATCGATTGTGAGCTCGCAGCTTTAGTTTTTTAGcacgtaagatatattatgtaaaagaagagttaaataaacagGCTTTTTTTACACCTAAACaaacaatgtattttctttGCGTGCATGTCTTTCCCTATACCTAACTTTTAtcaaatgttgtttacgacgaacataTTCCGACAGGTTTGATGCGTTATCGGGTtgatcatcgtcccgatgacgtcattttttcctttgtaCGTACTGCGTAAATAGATTATTTAGCGAatttgtttagtctacgcgataatcgcccccttttcctagaaaaatgttgtttacgacgaacgtgtcccgacaggtttaattgtttagtctacgagATAAtcgattgtttagtctacgcgataacacccCCCTTTGCCtaaaaatatgttgtttacgacgaacatgttccgacaggttcgatgcgttatcgggtcgatcatcgtcccgatgacgtcattttttcctttgtctttTACGTACTGCATAGATAGATTGTTTAGCGAatttgtttagtctacgcgataaccgccctccttttcctagaaaaaatgttgtttatgacgaacgtgtcccgacaggttcgatgaaCACGCTCCTACGCAGTGCGCTatcgagttagtcttacccattgtgcgccgcctagcggcgtcgttgcGAACGAAGCCCCCGCGGCCCGACGGATCCCGCAACCGCGGACCCTCCCGCGGCCCCCGCGAACCCGCGGACCATCACGCGGTCCCCGCGGACCCCCCCACGCGGacccgcggcgcgaccgcgactGTGAACGCGGACTTCCCCTCTCGCGGACCCGCGGTGCGGGTGAATCATCTCGGTGActcatcccggtgagtcatcACAGTGAGTCATCACGGTGAGTCATCACGGTAAGTCATCATGGTGAGTCATCACGGTGGTATGCCAAGGTCAACTTCCTCCCCCCCTCGCGGCGTAACCCGATATTTTTGAAACCCGATATTCTTGAAATCCGATATCCTTGTGTAACCTAatacccttgtgtaacccgatacctcgcccctccccctccccctcaccCCCGCGTTATCTCcttgtaacccgatacccttgtgtaacccgatacctcgccccttcccctccccctcacccatccgcgaaatccgataccccCTCCCTCACCCCCTCCCCGGGACAGAACGCCCATAGGTTAGGTTAACTACTCGCCGCTGGTCCGCGCCGCTAGTCCGCGCCGCTGGTCCGCGCCGCTGGTCCGCGCCGCTGGTCCGCGCCGCTGGTCCGCGCGGGAGGAGggtccgcgttcgcgttcgccgcggtcgcgccgcgggtCCGCGTGGGGGTCCGCGGTTGCGCCGCGGGGTCCGTCGGGTCGCGGGGGCTTCGTTCGCAACGACGCCGCTAAACGGCGCACAATGggtaagactaactcgatAGCGCACTGCGTAGGGAGCGTGTTTTGTCAATGCGGAATTTTCCAAGGTCTTGCAACATTCTTCGAAATAATCTTCGGGAATCATAGTCTTGTTCCATTGCTACTCCACGTGCGTGTAGTACTACGTTTAGTAAGCGTCTCACCATAAACTTATACTCCTTAGTATAGTAGACGTTTTTTTATCTCTACAAACTCGCTACGCGGTTCGCGTAGGCAATCAGCGCCTCGTCCACGAGGGGAAATCGGCCCCCCCGTCAGGCGGAACAGGTCCTCCCGCGCACGTCCGGGCGCGGATATCGTGCCCCCAAACGGAAGCCGGGGCGCGGGAAGAGCGCCTTCAAACACCTCTATAGCGTCTTCAAACTGGGGAGCGTCGGGTCCCCCCAAAATTTTACTGTCTTTTATGTCTTTAGGTACAAAAGGTTTGCGCGGAGACATCACAAAAAACTAAGTTTAATCACAAACAAAaactcataaaaaatatatacgtgtaacaCTTTGCGCGGACTCGACGAGACTGAATTTAATAACGGTTCCAGAAGTTgccagagaaaaatataatggcgGTGTATAAATCTGATAGTCGCAATACGTCTCGCATTACACCTGCGAGCGCCAACGTCCGCTAGAACATCGGCGCCTCGCTTCTATGTTATGATATGTGATATTTGATTGCAAATTCAAGCAGCCGGAGTTTTGGCGGACGTCGCATATACGGCTCGAATGGAAATGCGcacgaagaaaatatagtatgatttatacttaaaaacaatctatctacgcagtacgtaaaagataaaggaagaaatgacgtcatcgggacgatgatctacccgataacgcatcgaacctgttgGAACATGTTGGAAcagtcgtaaacaacatttttgaggaaaagggggtgttatcgcgtagactaaacaatttcgcgctatttttttacaacgcaGTACGCGAGACAAAGGaaaagatcttttaaaaaattagttggagcgagagagagagcaaaggGTATATAACGAGGGATGAAGCGCGTCGATCCGCAGTAGTCAGATTTGAGAGTGATACATCGATCGAAAAGTAACGCGGTTTCTTCGTTATTGTATGGTTGAACATTATCACGTGCAAGTGCTCTGTAAAAGAGATTCTTTTATCGCTCAGTCGCAAAGATGTTTGTCCTGCTGTCGAGACCTTTGGACATTCGCGATTTTAGCGTCGAACAGCTGCAATTCGTGCCGAAAGCCGTTCTATTGCAAGTGTGCGGTGATCACGTCTACTACGTGTGGGACAAGCTTCCGCAGCATATAAAGGCGGATTTGGAGGTTCAGACCTATCGTCGCTGTGACGAACATTACAATCAACCGTAGCAGCGAACGCACATCGACGGTCCCGCTCCGATGATTAAGGATTGCGGCGAATGTCAACGAAAGAAACATTAGCTTTCGCGACgtgaacatattttttattttttcataacagTGAGCAAGAAGAAATGACGCTTGACAGTAATCGCTCGTGGCCAGCCTATAAAGGTGATATCGATGAACTCGAAGAAAACAATGACTTTATATACTTTGACCATTTTTACTATGCTGACCATTTAATAGATATTGCCAGTGCTTTGCGTGAAGAAGAAGATC is from Temnothorax longispinosus isolate EJ_2023e chromosome 10, Tlon_JGU_v1, whole genome shotgun sequence and encodes:
- the LOC139820871 gene encoding uncharacterized protein, coding for MRPVDVTPAIAERLLATVVYSAIKIAGPEKFKMGDSVRVSKYKTIFEKGYTPNWTTEVFKIDKVQHTNPVTYLLEDYRGKSVAGAFYEYELHRATYPDVYLVEKVLRRRGDEVYVKWLGFDGSNNSWIHKDNVI
- the LOC139820816 gene encoding uncharacterized protein — protein: MRDKPPGKRQDKLLATLHDKERYVIHYRNLQQCTCHGIRVTKIHRVLQFAQSEWLRSYIELNTKFRTQAKNEFEKTLYKLINNAVFGKTMENVRNNIDVKLVTTWEGRYGAEAMIARPNFYSRSVFSENLVAIELRKFEVKFDKPIYVGMCILDLSKVCLYEFHHEYMSSLYRNSCRIMYTDTDSLIYHIKCDDAYENMKHDIARFDTSDYAADNAYSMPLVNKKVPGLMKDENNGAIMTEFVGLRAKMYALRVDGKKDTKKAKGVKSNVIARTITFDDYTRCLNDEIEMTRPQSCIRSKMHEVYTISETKIALSPYDDKRYIVPDSTDTLPWGHYRI